In Chryseobacterium lactis, a single genomic region encodes these proteins:
- a CDS encoding GntR family transcriptional regulator, with protein sequence MNIPTQDFIIDHNSKLPLHVQVEELFRKLIKMEAYKKGALLPKEVDLANLWGVSRNTIRQATNKLEHEGLITRKKGIGTRVAEKKSLVTGLDHWYSFTREMQEKGIHVVNQALKTSTEQPNEEICNFFNCPADKKIFKLSKLKGESSGDPIVYFESFFHPRIGIDKNDDFNVPLYSMLQENHGVIVHRSRENISACQAGAVIGKKLKVSASFPVLKRERFVYDINGKPVEYNVGYYRSDKFTYTIDINKSQEI encoded by the coding sequence ATGAACATACCAACCCAAGATTTTATCATTGATCACAACAGCAAACTCCCTCTGCATGTACAGGTAGAAGAACTTTTCCGTAAGCTCATCAAAATGGAAGCTTACAAAAAAGGGGCTTTATTGCCTAAAGAAGTTGATCTTGCCAATCTTTGGGGAGTTTCCCGAAACACCATTCGCCAGGCAACCAATAAACTGGAGCATGAAGGATTGATCACTCGTAAAAAAGGAATCGGAACGCGGGTTGCAGAAAAGAAAAGTCTGGTTACCGGACTAGACCATTGGTACAGCTTTACAAGAGAAATGCAGGAAAAAGGAATTCATGTAGTCAATCAAGCCTTAAAAACCAGTACTGAACAACCTAATGAAGAAATCTGTAATTTCTTTAACTGTCCAGCAGATAAAAAAATATTTAAGCTCTCTAAGTTAAAAGGGGAAAGCTCCGGCGATCCTATTGTTTACTTTGAGAGTTTCTTCCATCCGAGAATCGGAATTGATAAAAATGATGATTTTAATGTGCCATTATACAGCATGTTGCAGGAAAATCATGGAGTTATTGTACACCGCTCCAGGGAAAATATAAGCGCCTGTCAGGCTGGAGCTGTCATTGGAAAAAAATTAAAAGTATCCGCTTCCTTCCCTGTATTGAAGCGTGAACGTTTTGTATATGATATTAACGGAAAACCGGTAGAATATAATGTGGGATATTATCGTTCGGATAAATTCACCTATACAATAGATATTAATAAATCCCAGGAAATCTGA
- a CDS encoding DUF6876 family protein codes for MITNKHYKIKNSANDLYDIYTFPDKLYEYKEGYKITEGINNIAEYENCFWLLDLIVNQQEHPELDCEVQNWELQKIEDGLFDLSCSHENEHVIHEVKGLQKGFYFDDFRIMKKGNIFCLPIEKELY; via the coding sequence ATGATTACTAATAAGCATTACAAAATTAAGAACTCTGCAAATGATCTTTATGATATTTATACATTTCCAGATAAGTTATATGAATATAAAGAAGGCTATAAGATTACAGAAGGTATCAATAATATAGCTGAGTACGAAAATTGTTTCTGGTTGCTGGACCTTATTGTAAATCAACAGGAACATCCCGAATTGGACTGTGAAGTTCAAAATTGGGAGTTACAAAAAATAGAAGATGGCCTTTTTGACCTTAGTTGTTCACATGAAAACGAACATGTTATTCATGAAGTTAAAGGCTTGCAGAAAGGATTTTATTTTGATGACTTCAGAATTATGAAGAAAGGAAATATATTTTGTCTGCCCATTGAGAAAGAACTTTACTAA
- a CDS encoding TonB-dependent receptor domain-containing protein gives MKLYISRLILGTLFLFTQILSAQNLSKNQFKVKGNCEMCKTRIESAAKKAGAKKAEYSIDLQTLTFETDNVSTDDILKKVAEAGHDNEKFKASNETYESLPGCCHYERDLQTASSPAETHEHQTKKENEFFVKGNCASCKARIEKAAKEAGANTADWSAEKQTVILDFDSSKTSSDKILKAIADAGHDNEKYKTSEATYKNLPGCCLYDRDIPLGEANPNVHYEEGNKHDDHKEHQVKSADESHDKHEKNIEGVVVTGSKAATSLSKKEAGLVFNIDKKELLKAACCNLSESFETNATVDVSFSNAVTGTKQLKMLGLDQKYTSLTKEQLPEIRGLASAYGLNFIPGRWIESIQLTKGGSTVTNGYESITGQINTELLKNAKTPETSLNLFSDFNGRAEANITSVSPINDKWSQTFLLHGNGTFGNTDMNHDGFLDRPKGTQINAAYLLNYNDLEKSGFGSHFGINFIRDERTAGQVAFDKKLAQDKQPAYGVGIDISRFQVWNKTGYVFKGKPYQSIGWMNQYVYHQQDSFFGLRNYAGQQHTYYSNLIFESIIGNTNHKYKAGASFLYDGYKETYLMDDLRRNEIVPGIFAEYTLTGLKYTLVAGTRVDFHNLAGTQFTPRVNFKYDFTPQTILRLSAGRGFRTANVFAESQQYFASNRTITILPNGGNIYGLKPEIAWNYGASLQQEFKLFGRKSTIIADFFRTDFQDQVLVDLDRSPQQLTFYNLEGKSFANSFQTQWDFTPFKNFDVRLAYKYYDVQADYLGGRREVPFMAKHRGFVNLAYATNKNNNGGFWSFDTTLNWVGKQRLPDTATNPAEFQLPAYSDSYAVLNAQISRNFNKKIRAYVGGENLTSYYQKNAIVDFRNPFGNYFDGGMVYAPIMKANFYVGLDVTF, from the coding sequence ATGAAATTATATATTTCCAGGTTGATACTTGGTACTCTATTCTTATTTACCCAAATTTTATCTGCTCAAAATCTTTCAAAAAACCAGTTCAAAGTAAAAGGGAACTGCGAAATGTGCAAAACAAGAATTGAAAGTGCAGCAAAAAAAGCCGGAGCCAAAAAAGCGGAATACTCTATTGATCTACAAACTTTAACCTTTGAAACTGACAACGTTTCAACAGATGATATTCTAAAAAAGGTTGCTGAAGCTGGTCACGACAATGAAAAATTCAAAGCATCCAATGAGACTTATGAAAGCCTTCCAGGATGTTGTCATTACGAAAGAGATTTACAAACAGCGTCTTCCCCTGCAGAAACTCATGAGCATCAGACAAAAAAAGAAAATGAATTTTTCGTAAAAGGAAACTGTGCTTCATGTAAAGCCAGAATCGAAAAAGCAGCCAAGGAAGCAGGAGCAAATACTGCGGATTGGAGTGCCGAAAAACAAACCGTTATTCTTGATTTTGATTCTTCAAAAACCTCTTCAGATAAAATTTTAAAAGCAATAGCTGATGCAGGTCATGACAACGAAAAGTACAAAACGTCAGAAGCTACTTATAAAAACCTTCCGGGATGTTGCTTATATGACAGAGATATTCCACTTGGAGAAGCTAACCCGAATGTTCACTATGAAGAGGGAAACAAGCATGATGATCACAAAGAACATCAGGTAAAATCTGCTGATGAATCTCATGATAAACACGAAAAAAACATTGAAGGAGTTGTAGTAACCGGCTCCAAGGCGGCGACATCTTTAAGTAAGAAAGAAGCCGGACTTGTTTTTAATATTGATAAAAAAGAGTTGTTAAAAGCGGCATGTTGTAATTTATCGGAAAGCTTCGAGACGAATGCAACAGTAGACGTTTCTTTCAGCAATGCCGTTACCGGTACAAAACAGTTGAAAATGCTCGGACTGGATCAGAAATACACCAGCCTGACAAAAGAACAATTGCCTGAAATCAGAGGCCTGGCGTCTGCTTATGGACTGAATTTCATCCCCGGAAGATGGATCGAAAGCATTCAGCTGACCAAAGGAGGAAGTACAGTAACAAATGGCTATGAAAGCATTACAGGTCAGATTAATACTGAGCTTTTGAAGAATGCAAAAACTCCCGAAACGTCTTTGAATCTTTTTTCTGATTTCAACGGAAGAGCTGAAGCTAATATTACCAGTGTTTCTCCGATCAATGATAAGTGGTCACAAACATTTTTACTTCACGGGAACGGAACTTTCGGAAATACGGATATGAATCATGACGGTTTTCTTGACAGGCCGAAGGGAACACAGATTAATGCAGCTTACCTTCTTAATTATAATGATTTGGAAAAATCAGGGTTTGGATCTCATTTTGGAATTAACTTTATCCGAGATGAAAGAACTGCCGGACAGGTTGCTTTTGATAAAAAGCTGGCTCAGGATAAACAACCGGCTTATGGTGTGGGAATCGATATTTCAAGATTTCAGGTTTGGAACAAAACAGGATATGTTTTTAAAGGAAAGCCATATCAAAGTATTGGTTGGATGAACCAGTATGTGTATCACCAACAGGACAGCTTTTTTGGATTGAGAAATTATGCCGGACAACAACATACGTATTATTCCAACTTAATTTTTGAAAGCATCATCGGAAATACCAATCATAAGTATAAAGCAGGGGCAAGCTTTTTATACGATGGCTACAAGGAAACATATTTGATGGATGACCTCAGAAGAAACGAGATTGTTCCAGGGATTTTTGCTGAATATACTTTAACAGGGTTAAAATATACTTTAGTTGCAGGAACAAGAGTTGATTTTCATAACCTTGCAGGGACTCAATTTACACCAAGGGTTAATTTTAAATATGATTTTACACCGCAAACCATCTTAAGGCTTTCCGCCGGAAGAGGATTCAGGACGGCCAATGTTTTTGCAGAGAGTCAGCAGTACTTTGCATCCAACAGAACGATTACTATTTTACCTAACGGAGGAAATATCTACGGTTTAAAACCTGAAATCGCCTGGAACTATGGAGCAAGCTTACAACAGGAGTTCAAGCTTTTCGGAAGAAAGTCAACGATCATTGCAGATTTCTTCAGAACTGATTTCCAGGATCAGGTTTTGGTAGATCTTGACCGTTCTCCTCAGCAGCTTACTTTTTATAATTTGGAAGGAAAATCATTTGCCAACTCATTCCAGACTCAGTGGGACTTTACCCCCTTCAAGAATTTTGATGTAAGACTTGCCTACAAATATTATGATGTACAGGCAGATTATCTAGGAGGCAGAAGAGAAGTTCCTTTCATGGCGAAACACAGAGGTTTTGTGAATTTGGCCTATGCCACTAATAAAAATAACAATGGTGGTTTCTGGAGTTTTGATACTACCCTAAACTGGGTTGGAAAACAAAGACTTCCGGATACGGCAACTAATCCTGCAGAATTCCAATTGCCTGCTTATTCTGATTCCTATGCGGTATTGAATGCACAGATTTCAAGAAACTTCAATAAAAAGATCAGAGCTTATGTAGGTGGAGAAAATCTTACTTCATACTATCAGAAAAATGCGATTGTAGATTTTAGAAATCCTTTCGGAAATTATTTTGACGGCGGAATGGTATACGCACCGATTATGAAAGCCAATTTCTATGTAGGTCTGGATGTAACATTCTAA
- a CDS encoding glycosyltransferase family 32 protein: protein MAIPKQIFQTFKSKKLPWITRWHIWNMKRKNPEYEYHFYDDDDIRKFITEEFPPRYIEMYTRLTIGAAKADFFRYAVLYKKGGIYLDIDSAVTQPFKHLIKEDDEAVISVERHIDLYLQWALIFNKNHPFLKNTLEMMMDNIATHRYPNDIHSTTGPRVFTNAINQTLDEKPDIPFRLFDGIEFRGYLQFKYKLGKFFLYERKAEHWKKKQMAQDIITQKVRALILFCADHLSAFTFEGIENLI, encoded by the coding sequence ATGGCAATACCGAAGCAGATCTTTCAGACATTCAAATCAAAAAAGCTTCCATGGATAACCCGCTGGCATATTTGGAATATGAAAAGAAAAAATCCCGAATATGAATATCATTTTTACGATGACGATGACATCCGGAAATTCATAACAGAAGAATTTCCGCCAAGGTATATAGAAATGTACACCAGACTTACTATTGGTGCCGCAAAAGCTGATTTTTTCCGGTATGCTGTTTTATATAAAAAAGGCGGCATCTATCTGGATATTGACAGTGCAGTAACGCAGCCTTTCAAACATCTAATAAAAGAGGATGATGAAGCAGTTATCAGTGTGGAAAGACATATTGACCTCTATCTGCAATGGGCACTTATTTTTAATAAAAATCATCCTTTTCTTAAAAATACACTGGAAATGATGATGGATAATATAGCAACCCATCGTTATCCCAATGACATCCACTCCACTACCGGGCCACGGGTATTTACCAATGCAATTAACCAAACATTGGACGAAAAACCTGATATTCCTTTCAGACTCTTTGATGGCATAGAATTTCGCGGCTATCTACAATTTAAATATAAGCTTGGAAAATTCTTTCTTTATGAAAGGAAAGCCGAACATTGGAAGAAAAAACAAATGGCTCAGGATATTATAACGCAAAAAGTCAGAGCCTTAATTTTATTTTGTGCGGATCACCTATCCGCATTTACTTTCGAAGGAATTGAAAACTTAATATAA